The following is a genomic window from Staphylococcus saccharolyticus.
CATACCTAGTTTAACACTTTTAATACCTGATAAGAAAGTGTTTTAAAACTTGTGTAATCATATGATTTTTTATTATTTAAAAACTGGCACATGAAATACATATGCCAGTTCTTTATTGTTCAATTAAATGATTTAGTAATAAAATTCTAAATCTTGTTTCAGCTCATCAACATATTCCTTAGAGCCTGTGACAATAAGCCGATCTTTATAACGCATTTGTGTATCACCATGTGGTACAATCGAATCATTGTTTCGTACAATACGTACAAATATAATATCTCCATCAAATGGGAAATTACGTAATTGAATATTTTCATATTGATAATTAAGCATTTGAATTTCATATAATGAAGTTTCAACATTACTCAATAGATTCAACATGTTAGGCGATTCAATTAATCCCTTTAATAAAATTTTATTACTTAAATAGTTGCTAAATATTTCAATGCCTTGATGTTTCATTTCTATATCATCGTTAGTACTTTCTAACCTACATATCACACGCTCAACACCACGACTCTTAGCCATTAAAGCTACACTTCTATTAATTTCATCATCATTCGTTGAACACACGACAATGTCTTTTTCAAAAAGTCCTAAACGTTCTAAAATGGTTTCCTCATAATCAGCAATTTCTACCATCGTAATATCATCTGATAGCTTTCTGCTATCACTTAAATCCTTTCGATAATATAAAGATATGTCGTATGATGTTAAATTCTGTGCAATAGGAATCGTTAGCTGATTCTTACCAATTAAACTAACCTCAATTCGTCGGTTCACTTCATTAGGAACTGGGAATATTTTCTTAAAAATAATTGGTACAAACACACACGTTATGACAGCACTTAAAATTAAAATACCAGATGTCTCAGATGTGATTGTCTTCAATTGCTCTGCAATCTTAGCTACAGCAATGACAAGAGATAAAGTTGATGTAAGTAAAAATGCTGACGCAATCGTTGTTCTAGTGTCAAACCAGCGTCTGATATAAAGAACTGGAATTAATTTTGAAATGATAAATGAAAAGATAAGAACTGGTATAATGATTAAAATTGATGGCTCCTTTATCAAGGAAGGTATATTTAAGTCAACACCAACCATTATAAAAAATATTGGTATGAAAAAGCCGTATCCAAATGAATCTAGCTTCTCAACCATCTCTTCATCAGGGTTAAGAAGAGAAACTACTAGACCAGCAAGAATAGAAAATAACAGTAAACACTATTAATATACCAGTCAACCAAATCGTGCTTCCACCATGTCCATTGATTGCACCATATATGGTTAATAGAATCATGGTAAATAAATCTGCTAAGACAGCTACCAACAAAATGAATTGACCTATCTTTGTACGCATAATATTCATTTCTTTAAGTGTTGGTACAACAACCCCTAAAGAAATGGTAGAAATAATAATAACCATTAATAAAACATCATCTACTAAGCCTAACCATTTAAAGCCAAATGCTAACACAATTGAAATAATCATAATTAAACCAAATACTGTTAGTGCTAAATTTAAATGCCCTGGCAAATGATTGTCTTGCTTATTTTCACCTTGTCTTGGACGTAAATCTTTTTTGAATGCTTTAAAATCAATTTCTAAACCACTTAAGAACATTAAAAAGATAAATCCTAGAGTAGATAGAATGAATATTAAGAAAAGAATCTTTCTCGACTAAATTCAAGAAAGAATGACCTATAATAATCCCCATCAAGATTTATGCTACGACGACCGGAAGAAAATCAATATTTAGCCTATTAACGATAATTGGAGTTAAAAATGCAGCTACTACTACAATTACTAAAGATAAACCTCCTTAAGTTAAATAAGACATAAATGAAGTCGCTAAACCAAAATAGATTAACATACTTACTATGTCGTTAATTGTTGTAATAAACGGACCACTAGCAACAGCTGGGTCAATTTTAAATTTGTTCATTACAAGTGGAATCATAGAGCCCACTAATGTACCTACGGTCATGGCACAAGTCAGACTTCCACCTACTATTAACGCTAATAGTGGCGTTCTGTAAATAATTAATATGATAAAGAAAAGAACAGTTGCACAAACGAGACCAGATAAAAAGCCACTTCCCGCCTCTCTTAACGCAATTTTAAATTTACTCTGTTCATTGATTTCACCTGTAGAAATATTACGAACAGAAACGGCTAATGATTGTGTTCCTGAATTTCCTGACATTCCACTAATGATAGGTATAAAGGCAGCCAATAGTGCCACTTGCGATAAAGTATTTTCAAAGCTTCCTAATATTGTAGCCGTAATCATTCCTAAAAATGTCAAAACAATTAGCCAGGGTAATCTTTTACTTGCTGTTTTCACAACCGAATCACCTGTTGAGTCAATATCAGACACACCGGCTAAACGAGAGTAGTCTTCACTTGCCTCTTCATCCATAACATCTAAAATATCATCAATTGTAATAATACCTAAAAGATGATTCTGATAATCTACAACAGGAATTGCAATGAAGTCGTAGTCTCTCATTAATTGAGCTACATCTTCTTGGTCATCACCAACATTAGCGCTAATTACACGTTCGCCCATAATATCTTCTATATATGAATCATTTTCAGCTACAATTAAATCTCTCAAAGAGAGTACTCCGACTAGCTGATCAGCTTCATTAACCGCAAAAATAACGTAAATTGTTTCGGCATCAGGTGCTTGTTCTTTAACGTGCATGAGCGCCTCTTTAACTGGCGTTGTTGCCTTGAGAGAAATATACTCGGTAGTCATAATACCACCGGCAGTATCTTCTTCATAATGTAATAAAGCCTTAATTTCATTAGCTTCATCTTTATCCATTAAAGTTAGTAAGCTTGCAACCTTAGGTTTCGATAACTCATTTAAAATATCTACTGAATTATCATAAGACATTTCTTCTAAAACATGGCTTGCATAATTCGCATCCATCTTATCAAATAAACTTTCATAGTCATCGTCATCAAAATCTAATTGATCAAAGAAATTCGCTACTTCTTTTGGAGATAAAAACTCAAATATTTTTTGTCTATTTTCATCGGTAGTATCCTCAAAGTATTCACTTTGTTCGTAGTTATGTAAGGTCAAGAACTCATCTCTAAATTGATTAATACCATTATCATCTAATAATTGATCAAATAACTCTTTTTCATAAACATCTTCACGCACGTTTTCTTTTATCTCAGTGTCGTTAGCCAATGTTCACACCTCCAAAGCATGTTTATTATAGCATATTGAATATTTTTATTAATTGTTTGTAATCAATACTTATTAGTATCTCGTAGTTATAAATTGGATGAACAAATTTTATTAAATTACACTGTAATGCTTGTCCTTTAATCTCCTTATGTCCCCCTCCATATAAATCATCACCTACAAGTGGATGACCTATATGTTTAAAATGTACGCGAATTTGATGAGTACGCCCAGTATGTAATTTAACTTTACACAAGCTAGCTATGTTATTTTGTTTTAACGTTTCATAGCTTGTTTTAGCATATTTGCCTTCTTTTGAAACATGCCTTGTTATAATACTATCATTCGTTCTAGCAATAGGCGCCTCAATAATATTTGAAGTTTCTGTACAACCATAAACTAAGCAAGTATACTCTTTTTCAAATCGGACCTTTGAAAACAAATGATGAACATGTCCTATTTTCGCAAATACAACTAATCCCATTGTATTACGATCTAATCTTGTCACAAGATGAGGATTTGTTTGTTCCCCTTTATTTATTAGGTATGCTAATACTTGTTCTACCAAACTTTCATGAGGATGTTCTCTTGAAGGTGCACAATTTTGATTTTGTAATTTATTTACTACAAGAATATAATCATCTTCATAAATAACATCTAATGTCATATAATAGGGAATTAAATTTTTACTTGGTGTTTCTGGTGGAAAGTGAACTTGCAAAACATCGTCTTTTACTAATTCTTTCCTAACAGTAACTGGTTTATCATTTACAATTAAAGCGCCATTAAGTTTAATGGCGCTAATAGTCCTTTTAGAGTAATTTTGACTTTGCAAAAATGATTTCACTGTTTCAACAGTCTTGATTTCGTATAACAACATCATCTTTCATCATCACTAGAAATAAACGAGTCATGTACCCTTTTCCAAAATGGGAAAGGACGAAATCTAGCAAAGCGAACTTTTTCATCTGCGACTCTAAATTGAATGGCATTTACATTTTTATGTTTAATACTTACATGGTCAATTGTCGTTCTAATCGTATCATGATTGACTGGTGTAATTAGACAAGTATGGTGCTTTGGTAATACTAAAGGGGACCCTACAGTTCTAAACACTCTGTTGTTAATTGAAGCAATCTCAGCTATTTGCATTGCTTCTAGTGAAGGATGAATCAGTGCACCACCTAGAGCTTTATTATATGCAGTTGAACCTGATGGTGTAGAAATGCATAGTCCATCTCCTCTAAACCGTTCAAAATGTTTGCCTCGTATGTTTACGTCCACAACTAATGTCGAACCATTTTCAGTTTTCATTGTAGCTTCATTCAAAGCTAAATACCTTGTTTCATAACCGTTATCATTATTCCTCACTATTAATTCAAGTAACGGATATTCAATGACTTGAAATTCTGAATTATTAATTTCGATAATTAACTTTTCAACCTCATGTGGTAACCAATCAGCGTAGAAACCAAGATGCCCAGTGTGTATTCCGACAAACGCAACTTTGGATAACATATGACTATATTGATGAAAAGCTTGTAATAATGTCCCATCTCCACCTACAGAAATGACAATTTCAGGATTTTCATTGTCTTCCACCATCTGAAAGTCTTTCATATGATTAATCATTTTATGTTTTAAAGCGTGCGACTTTGAATCACCTTTTGTAAGGATTGTATAACGCATCATTTACACCTCATTAGTCATTTTCATGCTTTTTAGCACGTTTTTGCGTGTAATACTTTTGTGCTTCTTGAATTTCATCTTTGATTTCAGACATTTCTTCATCTAGTAAATATGCTGCTTCAGCCGCTCTTTCTAAACGATGTTGTATTTCATCTGGATAGTCACCATCATATTTATAACGAAGCGTGTGTTCAATCGTAGCCCAAAAGTTCATTGCTAATGTTCTAATTTGAATCTCAGCTAAAATATGCTTTTGTCCATTTAACGTTTCGATGGGATATTTTATAATAACGTGATAAGAACGATAGCCACTTTCTTTAGTATTGCGAATATAATCTCTCTCTTCGACAACTTTAAAATCTCTTCGTTGTTTCAAAATATCAACAACAATGTCAATGTCATCTACAAACTGACACATGATTCTTAGCCCAGCGACGTCATACATTTCTTCATGTAAACGGTCAAAAGGTATACCCCTTTTATTCGCTTTATCAATAATACTTGAAATAGGCTTTACTCTCCCGGTTACAAATTCGATGGGTGATGTATTTTCACCTATTTCATACTGTTTTCTTAGACCTTTGAGTTTAACCTTTAACTCATCTACTGCTTGTTTATAAGGTGTTAAAAATTGATCCCACTGGTTCATTTTGTTTCACTCCGCTTCATTCTAGTTCGAAATTTTTTTCAACAGCTGAAACAAACTCCTTACCATAGTTATTATTTCCTTCTATATTATCTAACACGTAATCTAATTCTTCTTGGAAATGCTCTAATTCTAAATGATTATTAATAATCACTTTTTTATCTCGATTTTCATGTAACATCGACCACGTTTCCTGTACAAAAATTAAATATGAATATGATTGTCCATTGTCTAAAAGATATGCAAAACCGTAATTATCACTATCAACAAGCATTTGTCCTACTTCCTCTAGTCCCTCTGTCGATTCATCTGAGAAGCAATAAATGCCATCGTCTTTTAGTTTCATTTCATTTATGTAAATACGCATGCTTGTCTTCCTCCTTATTCCATATTATTTTAACATAATATAACCTTTCAAAACACGCCACAATTTACATAAAAATCTTTACCTAATTAACGATTTTTTACTTTTCTTATGCTTAATTTAAATATTTAATGATCTAACTTCTTATAAAGTTATTTTCAGAAAACAATAAACCTCAGAAAAAGATATACATTTTTAGTATGACGAATTACTTTTATTTATGATAGAAATTCGTCATAATGAAACATGCTAAAGATTTCGGCTTAAGAAATTAAATTAAGAGGTGTTTGGTATGTCTACAAATAACGAAATTGAATTTAAACAAATTTTAAATAGATCTACTTATGAGGAAATTTATCACACTTACTTTAAAAATAAAAAAACCTTTACTCAAACCAATTATTATATAGATACAAACCATTTTAAATTAAAACAGCATCATTCAGCATTACGCATCAGAGTAAAAGATAATCATTATGAAATGACTTTAAAAGTACCAGAGGATGCGGGTTTGACAGAATATAATCATATAGTAGATATTGAACCTCAACTTAATATGTCCATCAAACTTTCACAGTTACCAAGTGATATCAGAAAAATTGTAAAAAATGAATTTAATGTATTTAACGATGAACTGGTTATTTTAGGACATTTAACAACACATCGTTTAGAAACACCTCACCAAAATGAACTTTTGGTATTAGATAAAAGTCAATACTTAGGAAAAACAGACTATGAATTAGAGTATGAAGTTCGTTCTCATGATGAAGGTTATGTTAAATTTAATCGTTTGTTAGAGGAGTTCAATTTAGAGCACAAAAAACCTTTAAATAAAGTACAACGCTTTTTTGAAGAAAAAAATGCAAGTAAAAAGAAGTAGACTTTTCCAAAAAGGCAAATTACTTTCAAATGTAAAAATTCATGTTATATTAGATATATATTAATGGAACACGGTGATAATATGTCTAAAACACCATATGAGTTAATAGGTCAAGACGCTTTATATCAAATAATTGATAACTTTTATAATCTAGTCGAAAAAGACAATCGTATTAACTACTTATTTCCAGTAGACTTTAGTGAGACAAGTAGAAAACAATTTTTAACACAGTTTCTCGGCGGACCAGACTTATATACTCAAGAACATGGTCATCCCATGTTAAAAAGAAGACATATGGAATTTACCATTAGCGACTATGAGCGTGATGCATGGTTAGAGAACATGTATACTGCCATTCAACATGCAAATTTTCCTGCAAGTGTAGGAGATTATTTAATATGAACGACTACGTTTAACTGCAAATCACATGGTAAATTCCTAAATCTAATTGTAGGTGAAAATACATGGCTGAAGAATTAAGAATCATGGAGAATAAGAGTCGTGAAGATACTAATCTATCACCTGTTAGCAAAATAGAGATTTATTCTTTTTTTGATCCTTTTAGTAAAGATTGCTTTAAAATATCAGCAATCTTGTCAAAATTAAGAATTGAATATAATAAGTATATCCGAGTTCGACATATTTTAATCCCGTCTTTAAAGGTTTTAACAAAGTGCCAAGCTCAAAGTACTTCTGACTTTGATAATATCGCACTTGCCTATAAAGCTGCTGAACTTCAAGGACGAGTGAGAGCTGAAAGATTTATTCATCTCATGCAAAATGAAATCATCCCTAAACGAGATATTATTACTGAGGATATGATTTGTGATTGTATTAAAAATGCAGGCATTGATTATCAAGTATTTAAAGAAGATTTACAAAAAAGTAAACTTACTGATAGTTTAAAGGTGGATCTTCATATCGCACGTGAGATGGAAATTGAACAATCACCATCACTCGTTTTCTTTAGTGAAGACATTCATGAAGAAGGATTAAAAGTTGAAGGCTTATACCCTTATCATATATATACTTACATCATTAATGAATTAATGGGTCAACCAATTGAAAAGAATCTTCCTCCTAAATTAGAATATTATATTCAAAAGAAACAACTTGTAACAATGGAAGAATTATTAACTATTTATGAGTGGCCTGAAAAGTTACTTAATAAAGAATTGAAGAAGTTATCATTACAGCAAAAAGTAGAGAAACTACAATATCCTGAAGGTGATTTTTGGAAATCAAAAATGCCTTCATGTTAATTATAAGAAAAGGATTCGGTTAAACCATACAGGTTTCAATCGAATCCTTTTTATATTTAAATTAATGTGTGTTGCTTAAAATTATTCTGAATAAAAAATGTATATTTAACCTATTTGGAAATATTATTTGAAATTAGACATAAAAAAACGCCGTGTTTTATTACACGACGCTAAACAAAGGGGATGGGAGAAATTTTTCACTTCAAACAAAGGGGTATGTTTGTTATGTGATTAATTTCATGCTCATAATATAACATGGGATTTGCCCCTTTTCAACCTTTGTTTATTTATAAATTTAAATTGTCACAATCTGTTCAAATTGTAAGCGAATTCAATCATATTAAGCTTTCATAAGCTTTTCAAAAGCATCTAATTTTTGTTCAAAAACTTCGCAAGCTTCTTCAATTGGTTTAGGAGTTGTCATATCCACACCAGCATTTTTCAATATCTCAATTGGATAATTTGAACTACCTTTTTTCAAGAATTCGTTAATATATCGTTTTACAGCTGGCTCACCTTCCGTTAAAATTTGATGACTTAAACTTTGAGCAGCACTATAACCAGTTGCGTATTGATATACATAATAGTTCATATAAAAATGTGGAATACGTGACCATTCTTTGCTAATATCTTCTTCAGTTTCTACTGCTTCACCAAAATACTGTCTATTTAACTTAGCATATTCTTCATTCATTCTATTAGGTGTTAATGGTTCGCCTGCTTCTTCGATTTGATGAATCTTATGTTCGAATTCAGCAAACATAGTTTGACGGAACAACGTAGCTCTAAAACGTTCTAATTCTTGATTGAGTAATAATAAACGACGTTCATCATCTAAGTGCTTATCCATATAATCACTTAAAAGTGCTTCATTACAAGTTGATGCGACTTCAGCAACAAATATAGTGTAATCACTTAAGTTAGATGGTTGGTTTTGACGACTAAAATAACTATGAGCAGAATGTCCAAATTCATGCACAAGTGTATATAGATCAGATACAGTATCTGTCCAATTTAATAAAATAAATGGATTCGTTAAATGAGCGCCTGATGAGTATCCACCTGAACGTTTACCTTTATTTTCGAATACGTCTACCCAACGATTCTCCAATCCTTCTTTAACAACTCTTAAATACTCGTCACCCATTGGTTCAAGAGCTTTAAGCATCCATGTTTTAGCTTTTTCATAAGGCATTTCAAATTTTACATCTTTGACTAATGGTGTATATAAATCATACATTTTTAAATCATCTATACCTAATAATTCTTTTCTTAGTTGAGTATATCTGTGTAGTAAAGGAAGGTATTTATGCACTGTTTTAACTAAATTATCATAAACCCCTTCAGGTATATGATTATTACTCAATGCACGTTCACGTGCTGAACTATAGTTATGAGTTATAGCATTAAATACATTTTTCTTTACTTCTCCAGCTAAAGTGGCGCCTAGAGTATTATTATGTGCTCCATACGCTTTATAAACGTTTCTAAATGCAGATTCTCTTAGTTGACGGTCGTCTGACTCTAAATATTTGATAAATGTACCTTGCGTCAATGGATGTGACTCACCATCTTTATCGACAGCATCTTCGAACTCTAAATCTGCATTACTAAACATACCATACACATTTGATGGTGTTGATAATGCATCTTGTGCTTCAGTAAGTAATTTTTCAGTATCAGCATCTAAAATATGAGGGCGTTTTTCATTTATTAATTTCAAATCAAACTCATATTGTTTTAATTGCTCATTAGATTCAATAAAAGATTTAATCGTTGATTCGTCTAATTGTAATATTTCAGGTACTAAAAAGCTCCAAGCTGAACTAAATTTAATCACTAGTTGATGCGCTCGAGCTTCTAAACCAGTATATTTATCATTGGCAGTATCTTGGTCTTGCTTTAAATGTGCGTAGACATATACTTTCTCTAATTTAGTACCGATTTCATCTTCTAAACTTAAAGCTTCATAAAGCTTTTGTGCACTTTCCTCTAATTGACCTTTAAATTGTTCTTCTTTACCTAATTCACTTTCAACCTCTTTAAAAGCTGTTTCGAATGCTTCATCACTGTCAAATATAGTAGTTAGATCCCAAGTGTATTGAGGATATTTACGTTCTTGTTCTTCTCTTGTTAATTGTTGACTCATATAGTAAACCTCCTTGATTATATCAATAGCTTAATTTTCTCATTTTAACATCATTTTTGCACGTTTAAGCATCCTCTAAAATATAATTCTTCAAATTGCTGATTAAGCCCTTTAAAATATTAAGTCGATTATATTTAACAGATGCAAAACTTCTAAATTTAACTTTTAGCAACAATTGTTTACTAACATCAGTATTATTATAATTATCTTTTAACAATAAATATTGTAACTGCCATTCAATAGGATAAGATAAAATGTATATTTGATTTGGTACTATAAATCCTATGCGCGTACAAACTTCTTCATCATATATCTTTAACTGATACATTGCACTTAAGATTGACTCTAATACAGAATTAATTCTTCTACACTTGTTTGTATATAGTAAAATCTGTTTTTTAGATAATTTATATGTTTGGATTTGTCTTCCTTCACAATTATTAAATAACTCCTCTTCGCTACAAACTTTTTACCACTTATATTTTGAATTTGACTATAAAGAATCATTGACGAATCTGCAGAATTCCAAGTTATCAACGTTCGACTAACAGTGTTTATAAAAGAGCTTTGAAATTGAGTTAACTCTAAATAACTTTTTCTTCGACAGATATCATCAATCAACCAATAAACCTCTAATCCGATACTATTTAAGCCTAATGTTCTATGTATAATTTGAGAAACATTTATTTTAGACAATTGAACCTCTATAGCATAATGAGAATCGACAACAATATCTGGATATTGTGAAATTTCAGCAAAATATGGCTCGATTTGAACATGACGATTTAATCGACGATATGCTTGTGATAAATACAATTTTAAATGATAGTGTTGAGCGATATCTGTTTTTATACATTTATGCTTAGTTCTTCCTTTATGAGCAAAATGAGGAAGCATGGAACATCCATGTTTAAATACTACGCTACTCTTACAATAAGGACAAACATAGTGTTGACACTTACTAGCATTCTTGGCAAGGATTCTTTGTCCGTCTTGATTCATTGTTACTAACATAAATTCACCTCATTATTAATAACGAAGTTTCTCATATTTTTACTTTGAAAATAAAAAACAAGGCCTTATCAGCGCCTTGCTTAAAAACAATCGATTTATTCTTCTGAGTCTGTGAAATATCTACGAACTTGAGATGTTACATTATGACTCATAATAATTTTACCGTAGTCATTTAAATATATTTCTGTCTTATCTGTTGGGGAGGCAAATTCTAATAATTGACTATAGCTATCGTTAATTTCCTCTTGAGAAACAGAATCATCAAAATGGATTGAGTAATAATATTGATTATCAA
Proteins encoded in this region:
- a CDS encoding GTP pyrophosphokinase — translated: MNQWDQFLTPYKQAVDELKVKLKGLRKQYEIGENTSPIEFVTGRVKPISSIIDKANKRGIPFDRLHEEMYDVAGLRIMCQFVDDIDIVVDILKQRRDFKVVEERDYIRNTKESGYRSYHVIIKYPIETLNGQKHILAEIQIRTLAMNFWATIEHTLRYKYDGDYPDEIQHRLERAAEAAYLLDEEMSEIKDEIQEAQKYYTQKRAKKHEND
- a CDS encoding CYTH domain-containing protein codes for the protein MSTNNEIEFKQILNRSTYEEIYHTYFKNKKTFTQTNYYIDTNHFKLKQHHSALRIRVKDNHYEMTLKVPEDAGLTEYNHIVDIEPQLNMSIKLSQLPSDIRKIVKNEFNVFNDELVILGHLTTHRLETPHQNELLVLDKSQYLGKTDYELEYEVRSHDEGYVKFNRLLEEFNLEHKKPLNKVQRFFEEKNASKKK
- the yjbH gene encoding protease adaptor protein YjbH, translated to MAEELRIMENKSREDTNLSPVSKIEIYSFFDPFSKDCFKISAILSKLRIEYNKYIRVRHILIPSLKVLTKCQAQSTSDFDNIALAYKAAELQGRVRAERFIHLMQNEIIPKRDIITEDMICDCIKNAGIDYQVFKEDLQKSKLTDSLKVDLHIAREMEIEQSPSLVFFSEDIHEEGLKVEGLYPYHIYTYIINELMGQPIEKNLPPKLEYYIQKKQLVTMEELLTIYEWPEKLLNKELKKLSLQQKVEKLQYPEGDFWKSKMPSC
- the pepF gene encoding oligoendopeptidase F, which translates into the protein MSQQLTREEQERKYPQYTWDLTTIFDSDEAFETAFKEVESELGKEEQFKGQLEESAQKLYEALSLEDEIGTKLEKVYVYAHLKQDQDTANDKYTGLEARAHQLVIKFSSAWSFLVPEILQLDESTIKSFIESNEQLKQYEFDLKLINEKRPHILDADTEKLLTEAQDALSTPSNVYGMFSNADLEFEDAVDKDGESHPLTQGTFIKYLESDDRQLRESAFRNVYKAYGAHNNTLGATLAGEVKKNVFNAITHNYSSARERALSNNHIPEGVYDNLVKTVHKYLPLLHRYTQLRKELLGIDDLKMYDLYTPLVKDVKFEMPYEKAKTWMLKALEPMGDEYLRVVKEGLENRWVDVFENKGKRSGGYSSGAHLTNPFILLNWTDTVSDLYTLVHEFGHSAHSYFSRQNQPSNLSDYTIFVAEVASTCNEALLSDYMDKHLDDERRLLLLNQELERFRATLFRQTMFAEFEHKIHQIEEAGEPLTPNRMNEEYAKLNRQYFGEAVETEEDISKEWSRIPHFYMNYYVYQYATGYSAAQSLSHQILTEGEPAVKRYINEFLKKGSSNYPIEILKNAGVDMTTPKPIEEACEVFEQKLDAFEKLMKA
- a CDS encoding NAD kinase: MRYTILTKGDSKSHALKHKMINHMKDFQMVEDNENPEIVISVGGDGTLLQAFHQYSHMLSKVAFVGIHTGHLGFYADWLPHEVEKLIIEINNSEFQVIEYPLLELIVRNNDNGYETRYLALNEATMKTENGSTLVVDVNIRGKHFERFRGDGLCISTPSGSTAYNKALGGALIHPSLEAMQIAEIASINNRVFRTVGSPLVLPKHHTCLITPVNHDTIRTTIDHVSIKHKNVNAIQFRVADEKVRFARFRPFPFWKRVHDSFISSDDER
- the mgtE gene encoding magnesium transporter, producing MANDTEIKENVREDVYEKELFDQLLDDNGINQFRDEFLTLHNYEQSEYFEDTTDENRQKIFEFLSPKEVANFFDQLDFDDDDYESLFDKMDANYASHVLEEMSYDNSVDILNELSKPKVASLLTLMDKDEANEIKALLHYEEDTAGGIMTTEYISLKATTPVKEALMHVKEQAPDAETIYVIFAVNEADQLVGVLSLRDLIVAENDSYIEDIMGERVISANVGDDQEDVAQLMRDYDFIAIPVVDYQNHLLGIITIDDILDVMDEEASEDYSRLAGVSDIDSTGDSVVKTASKRLPWLIVLTFLGMITATILGSFENTLSQVALLAAFIPIISGMSGNSGTQSLAVSVRNISTGEINEQSKFKIALREAGSGFLSGLVCATVLFFIILIIYRTPLLALIVGGSLTCAMTVGTLVGSMIPLVMNKFKIDPAVASGPFITTINDIVSMLIYFGLATSFMSYLT
- a CDS encoding RluA family pseudouridine synthase; this encodes MMLLYEIKTVETVKSFLQSQNYSKRTISAIKLNGALIVNDKPVTVRKELVKDDVLQVHFPPETPSKNLIPYYMTLDVIYEDDYILVVNKLQNQNCAPSREHPHESLVEQVLAYLINKGEQTNPHLVTRLDRNTMGLVVFAKIGHVHHLFSKVRFEKEYTCLVYGCTETSNIIEAPIARTNDSIITRHVSKEGKYAKTSYETLKQNNIASLCKVKLHTGRTHQIRVHFKHIGHPLVGDDLYGGGHKEIKGQALQCNLIKFVHPIYNYEILISIDYKQLIKIFNML
- a CDS encoding competence protein CoiA, whose amino-acid sequence is MLVTMNQDGQRILAKNASKCQHYVCPYCKSSVVFKHGCSMLPHFAHKGRTKHKCIKTDIAQHYHLKLYLSQAYRRLNRHVQIEPYFAEISQYPDIVVDSHYAIEVQLSKINVSQIIHRTLGLNSIGLEVYWLIDDICRRKSYLELTQFQSSFINTVSRTLITWNSADSSMILYSQIQNISGKKFVAKRSYLIIVKEDKSKHINYLKNRFYYIQTSVEELILY